From Aegilops tauschii subsp. strangulata cultivar AL8/78 chromosome 5, Aet v6.0, whole genome shotgun sequence:
gttatgacgttaatcaatatataggcattacgtccgagacaagtagaccaacatctatctgcatctactactattactccaccccaagaccgctatccagcatgcatctcaaagtattaagttcataacagATATAGTAATGCTTGAAgcatgatgacataatgtagacaaagTAAGACCAAATAATATGTTCGAGCCCCATCGTCtacccttagtagcaacaatacaaatacgtgtcttgcAACTCCTCCTGTCACAGagtaaggacaccgcaagattgaacctactaccaggcacctctcccactgaagataaatcaatctaatTGGCCAAAAGAGATAGACaaatcagagagaaatacaaggctataaaaTCACACATAATAAATCTCAGCAAAAACTCAATTACTTTCCATGAATAATATGGTCATAAACCCATAATTATTCGGATCCCAACAAATACACTGCAAAGGTTTACATCAGATTAATCTCAGatgagatcattgtattgaagatcaaaagaAAGAGTGAGAaagagccatctagctactgctatGAACCTGTAGGTCCTGtgggaactactcacacatcatcatggaGGCAGGAAGGTTGATGAAGATGGCATCCGTGATGGATTTCCCCTCCGACATGCAACTCTGCCGAGACACCATATACTGGGTAACCTTGGCCACAACTGAAAATGTTCCTACCTCCACCACTGGGTATCGGCCACAGCCCCGCCCGAATATCAATATGGTAATCTTCGCCGATTACCAAAAACAAGCCATTTATGGACATGATTTTTTACTAGAAATTGCACTCGCTATAAAATAAAAGTTTCAGGCTACTGTTCTCCTATTCTCTCGAATCTATGAAGTAAGACATTGATTTTGCAATAAGATCGATGATGTTCATTGCATAATATGCTCCTTTGAAAAAACAAATCAGGCAGCACACATTGAAGGTCGGGGTTGGCTTCGCCCGCGCCGCCGAAGACTACCACACAAGTCACTGTCGTGCATTGATGAAGACTGTGGCACCGGCCGTCACCATGCTCCGCCTGTGCGCCGTGCTAGATCGCTATCTGATTACACAACTACCGCCGCCTTCAGTCGTGCGGGCTATTCCGGCGGCTCCGGAGATGAGATGGTTACCTCGTTGTCGTCGTGCCATAGTCTCCATATAGGCACAACCATTGTTCTTTGTACCCACATTCAGTGGCGGAGCTAGCGAATTCCCAAAGCCTGGGCACGCTATAAACTAAAGTGTACTTTGGTCTATCAAACCACCAACACACTTGTGTCACTAAATAATATGCTTAATTATGTAGTGGAACAAACATAATTGGAGTCGGAGTTGTCGTTTGCCGCTGCCATTGGTGGCCCTCGCCGTTGACTGTTTGCTGCCTCTTGGCCATGGCCTTGCGCATGTTGGGCATTTGCTGGTGCTGCACGCGTGACTAGTGCTCGCTGAAGtgccgatgatgatgaggacgagCCACCATCCGTCGGAGGAGAATTCACACCACAGGGGATGCCGCTTTGACTCCTGCGCTTTCGCTTCAGATCCCGGTCGTTACTTGGTGGAATCGTAGCCTAATTGGAGGCCCGGTCTTGCACCATCTCTTGCGGTCTTGCCGGTCATCGGTGCTTCACCAGTCCACCTCGCCGGCCACCACCTCCAACGGCGTCGGAATTGCTAGGGCACAGTCTTGCGGCGCGGCGTAAAGGCAAACAGCGTGCGAGGCAGCCAAACAGGCAAGGCGAGCGATGCAGCCGCAGGCTCGACATCGATCTGAGTCTGACTAACCTAGTGTGGCCATGTAAAGAAATTAATGGATGAGGCTTAGGCGTCCTCGTTTGGCGTGAGTAAGCCCAAAAGGCAAAAACAACGCCCAAACTAGCCCAATTCACTAAGCTGTTGTATTTTTCCGCGTAGATCGTACGTATTCATCGATTGTGTCTCCGGCTACTTGAAAAATCCGCAGCGCTCGAGCCCGGGCACGTGCCCAGGGTGCCCGGACGGTGAAATCGCCCCTGCCCACATTGAGTTGATGCATAAGCTAAAATTTCCTTTCCAAGATATTTTCTTGCATACTATTAGCAATACAAGGTGCGCAAAGACCCTGGTTTGGTTGGCTGGTTGTGTAGTACCGAAAAGTGTCACCTGGGTCAAGAGCAAGTGAACCAGTCCAACTCTTGAAACTAACGGACGAACTTTCCCTCTTCAAAACAAATGAACATAACATTCCACCTGATCGAACGGACACGCtcatctttttttttttttttttgaggggtggACACGCTCATCTTTAAGAGCAAAGCCAATCGAACGTCACCACGTACCACATCTTTCCCTGATCCACGAGCCACACGGTCTTCTGCGCCAGAAGTGCGGTGTGGCCTCCCACGCCAGCCACTCGTCCGGTCGTCCCCTTGGCGCACGCGCGGATCGTGCGTGCCGAACGAGCGAACGAAGCCCCGGAATTGTCCGGCCGGTACGTAGACGCACACGCACGAGACGTACTAGACCATTCCGGAAGGAAACACACATGATCCCACCCTCTGCTCTCCGCCTATAAATCCTCACCCTCctggcctcctcctcccaccATACTCACTCCTCACCCGCACACAGCGCACGCAACACAAACACACGCACAAGTCGATTGATCCCACCAACTCAACAGCAATGGCGGGCGAGAAGGGCCTGGTGCTGCTGGACTTCTGGGTGAGCCCGTTCGGGCAGCGCTGCCGCATCGCCCTGGCAGAAAAAGGCCTCCCCTACGAGTACGTCGAAGAGAACCTCATGGCCGGCAAGAGCGACCGCCTCCTCCGCTCCAACCCCATCCACAAGAAGATTCCTGTCCTCCTCCACGACGGCCGCCCCGTCAACGAGTCCCTCATCATCCTCAACTACCTCGACGACGCCTTCCCGGACaccccctccctcctcccctccgaCCCCTACCAGCGCGCGCAGGCTCGCTTCTGGGCCGACTACGTCGACAAGAAGGTCTACGACTGCGGCACCCGGCTCTGGAAGCTCAAGGGCGAGCCGCACGCGCAGGCGCGGGCCGACATGGTGGAAATCCTCAAGAATCTGGACGGGGCGCTCGGGGACAAGGCCTTCTTCGGCGGCCATGCCTTCGGGTTCGTGGACGCCGCGTTCGCGCCCTTCACCTCGTGGTTCCACAGCTACGAGAAGTACGGCGAGTTCAGCGTCGCGGAGGTGGCGCCGAAGATCGCGGCTTGGGCAAAGCGGTGCGGCGAGCGGGAGAGCGTCGccaagagcctctactcgcctgacaagatttacgagttcatcGGTGTGCTCAAGAAGATGCACGGCGTTGAGTAGGCCGGCCGGCTGGCCGGCCGGGGGGAAGCAATAAGTTCGATCGTGTGTACGGTGTGTACTTGtgacgtgtgtgtgtgtgtgtgtgtgtgtgtgtgtgtgtgtgtgtgtgtgtgtgtgtgtgtgtgtgtgtgtgttgtgtgtgtgtgtgtgtgtcaatGCTAGTCTTCTTCAGTTGGGGCAGCACCGAGTTGCCACCTGCGATTCTATTCCATGCGAAGAATAAATTAATAAAGGGTATATTTGGACTTCTACTCCTGCTGACAATGGGTTCTGTTGCATTTTGTTTCAATATTCGACGAGCGCGGGATTACTTTATCGTACTTCAAATCAAATACATAATAGAAGGATTGGACCGTTTTGCTGTTGTTGGGTTTTCATAGTCTATTTACTCTCTGTTTcaatataaggtgtatttgttttttAGAAAAGTCAAATATTTTTAAGTTTGACCAAAGTTGCGAAGAAATATATCAATATTCGTAATATCAAATTGGTATCAATATATTCATCGTGAAATGAATTTTACTATGTCATTTATTTGGTATTGTGAATGTCGATATTTTTGGCTCTGGAGTTCGTATGTCAAAGTCAACAAATTTtaactttcaaaaaaaaacaagtACACCTTATATTTTGAAATTGAGGGAGCatttggtggggggggggggaggaggaaTGATTGAGTGTTTTTATTTATAATGCGGTGTTTTGATGGGGCCTTTCGCGGTATGAATTTGTGTATCTGTTAATCAATCCATACTTATGTGGGAAAAATTTCTATGTCGATGGTTGCAAGTACTATTTTGGTGCTACAATATCACATGTTAACGTTATTTTCTAGGTGGTGGGAGTGTGTGCGGGATTATTATAGTTTTATCGGTTGCTACCGATTGATTAGAAAAATTGTTGACTTGGTCAAATCATGAAccaaattcaaaattgaatacCTCAATACAATGGAAAAGCTTCAAAATTAAGGTCCATAGTTAATTAAAATAATGAATGAGGGAGATTGTTGAGAAATTCTAAATTGGAAACCTCAATTCATTATGAGACCTTAAAAATTAGGGGCTAGTGCTATAGAGGATTAGAAGCACGTGTGTGATAGTATCTATCCTAATTTTCAAAAATCTAACCAAAATCTGAAGGAGTAATCCATCAACGAATCACAAAATGTTGTAATACATATTTGAAGTGTGTGTGTGATAATATCTAAGCTAATTTTCAAAAATCGACCCAAAATCCAAAGGAGACGCGTAATATCGACCGTAACCCATCAACGAATCATAATGGGCCTTCGAAGGACAACACAAATGATTTTTAACATAGATCGAGGAAATCACTTGTCAAGGgttaggccaactccaacgcggCGGCCCTTTTCCATCCCTTGGTGTTTCGTTTGGGTCTGCGCGGCCAACCAACGGCCTTATGCGTGACTGCAAATGCAAAATGTGTCTgtcactgatgtctactacgcaacttttttcttatagactcgtgttgggcctccaagcgcacagttttgtaggacagtagcaattttccctcaagtggatgacctaaggtttatcaatccgtgggaggcgtaggatgaagatggtctctctcaaacaaccctgcaaccaaataacaaaaagtctcttgtgtctccaacacaccaaatacaatggaaatttgtataggtgcactagttcagcgaagagatggtgataaaactgtaatatggatggtagaaatatatttttataatctgaataaataaaaatagcaaggtagcaaatagtaaacgggcaccaaaaacggtattgcaatgcttagaaacaaggcctggGGTCCGTACTTtggctagtgcaatctctcaacaatgctaatataattggatcacataaccatccctcaacgtgcaacgaagaatcactccgaagttcttatctagcgaagaacataagaagaaattgtttgtaagGTATGAAACCAcatcaaagctattctttccattcgatctaatcaagagttcggactaaaataacacaaagctatactttccgtttgatctatcctagagttcgtactaaaataacatcaaagcaaattcagattcataatactcaatccaacacaaagaacctcaaagagtgccccaagatttctacaggagaaacaaagacaagaacgtgcatcaacccctatgcgtagattaccccaatgtcagctcgggaatccgcgagttgagtgccaaaacatatatcaagtgaatcaatatgataccccattgtcaccacgagtattcatttgcaagacatatatcaagtgctctcaaatccataaaagtattcaatccgataaaaagaattctcaaagggaaaaatcaattcatcacgatagagaggggaaaacaccatatgatcctactATATTAACAAAACCCGCGATACAtgaagatcgtgacatctcaagacacgagagagagagagagagagagatattaaacacatagctactggtacaaactctcaaccccgagggtggactgttggagaacgtagtatttcaaaaaaattcctacgatcatgcaagatctatctaggagaagcatagcaacgagcagggagagtgtgttcacgtaccctcgtagaccgaaagcggaagcgtttagtaacgcggttgatgtagtcgaacgtcttcgcgattcaaccgatccaagtaccgaacgcacggcacctccgcgatatgcacatgttcagctcggtgacgtccctcgaactcttgatccagttgaggctgagtgagagttccgtcagcacgacggcgtggttaCGGTGAtaatgaagttaccggcgcagggcttcgcctaagcactatgacgatatgaccgaggtgtaaaactgtggacgTGGCACCGCACACAgttaaagatcaacttgtgtgtctatggggtgccccctcccccgtatataaaggagggagggaggaggccggctggccctagagggcgcgcccaaaggggggcgtcctactccaagtaggaatcggctcccccctttcctagtccaagtaggagaagaaggaaggagagggagagggagagggaaagaggggccgcgccccctcccctagtcctattcggactccccatgggggggcgccacctcctagCTGCTGCcgtctctctcccctaaggcccattacttccccggggggttccggtaacccctccggcactccggttttatccgataccatccggaacacttccagtgtccgaataatatggtccaatatatcaatctttatgtctcgaccatttcgagactcctcgtcatgtccgcggtctcatctgggactccaaacaaccttcggtacatcaaatcacataaactcataatacgagtcgtcatcgaacgttaagcgtgcggaccctacgggttcgagaactatgtagacatgaccgagacatatctccggtcaataaccaatagcggaacttggatgctcatattggttcctacatattctacgaagatctttatcggttaaaccgcataacaagatatgttgttccctttgtcatcggtatgttacttgcccgagattcgatcatcggtatcaacatacctagttcaatctcgttaccggcaagtctctttactcgttctgtaatgcatcatcccgcaactaactcattagtcacattgcttgcaaggcttattgtgatgtgcattaccgagaggtcccagagatacctctccgacaatcggagtgacaaatcctaatctcgatctatgccaactcaactaacaccatcggagacacctgtagagcatctttataatcacccagttacgttgtgacatttgatagcacactaagtgttcctccggtattcgggagttgcataatctcatagtcataggaacatgtataagtcatgaagaaagcattagcaacaaactaaacgatcatagtgctaaacggatgggtcttgtccatcacatcattctctaatgatgtgatcccgttcatcaaatgacaacacatgtctatggttaggaaacataaccatctttgataaacgagctagtcaagtagaggcatactagggacactttgttttgtctatgtattcacacatgtatcaagtttctggttaatacaattctagcatgaataataaacatttatcatgatataaggaaatataaataacaactttattattgcctctagggcatatttccttcagtctcccactttcactagagtcaataatctagattacatagtaatgattctaacacctatggagtcttggtgctgatcatgttttgctcgtgagagaggcttagtcaacgggtctgcaacattcagatccgtatgtatcttgcaaatctctatgtccccttccgacacttgatgacggatggaactgaagcatctcttgatgtgcttggttttcttgtgaaatatggattcctttgccaaggcaattgcaccagtattgtcacaaaagattttcattggacccgatgcactaggtatgacacatagatcggatatgaactccttcatctagactccctcattcgctgcttccgaagcagctatgtactctgcttcacacgtagatcccgccacgacgctctgtatggaactgcaccaactgacagctccaccattcaatataaatatgtatccggtttgcgacttatagtcatctggatcagtgtcaaagcttgcatcgacgtaaccatttacagcgagctctttgtcacctccataaacgagaaacatatccttagtccttttcaggtatttcaggatgttcttgaccgatgtccagtgatccactcctggattactttggtacctccctactatacttatagtaaggcacacatcaggtctggtatacaacattgcatacatgatagaacctatggctgaggcatagggaatgactttcattttctctctatcttctgcagtggtcgggcattgagtctcactcaacttcacagcttgtaacacaggcaagaaccctttctttgactgatccattttgaacttcttcaaaatcttatcaaggtatgtgctttgtgaaagtccaattaagcatcttgatctatctctatagatcttaatgcccaatatgtaagcagcttcaccgaggtctttcatagaaaaactcttattcaagtatccttctATGCTAACCAGAAATtatgtatcatttccaatcagcaatatgtcatccacatataatattagaaatgctacaaagctcccactcactttcttgtaaatacaggtttctccaaaagtctgtataaaccatatgctttgatcacactatcaaaacgtttattccaactccgagaggcttgcaccagtccataaatggatcgctggagcttgcacactttgttagcatcctttgaatcgacaaaaccttctggttgcatcatatacaactcttcttctagaaatccattcaggaatgcagttttgacgtccatttgccaaatttcataatcataaaatgcggcaattgctaacatgattcggacagacttaagcatcgctacgggtgagaaagtctcatcgtagtaaactccttgaacttgtcgtaaaccttttgcaacaagtcgagctttatagacagtaacattaccgtcagcgtc
This genomic window contains:
- the LOC109759892 gene encoding probable glutathione S-transferase GSTU1 — protein: MAGEKGLVLLDFWVSPFGQRCRIALAEKGLPYEYVEENLMAGKSDRLLRSNPIHKKIPVLLHDGRPVNESLIILNYLDDAFPDTPSLLPSDPYQRAQARFWADYVDKKVYDCGTRLWKLKGEPHAQARADMVEILKNLDGALGDKAFFGGHAFGFVDAAFAPFTSWFHSYEKYGEFSVAEVAPKIAAWAKRCGERESVAKSLYSPDKIYEFIGVLKKMHGVE